In the Fusarium falciforme chromosome 6, complete sequence genome, ATCGCGGGGGAGAATGACAACATCGTCTCCCCCAAGGAGGTTGACAAGATCACCAAAGTCCTGGACCCCGAGAAAGAAACCTCGAAGCccgatgatggagaagagacaGACCAAACGAttgttgatgctgctgctcctgtcAACACCTCGGTACGGCCACGAGATCACATCCCTCAAGCCATTGACGATCTTCGGGATGAGGATTTCCAAGTCATCAAGCAACCCAGGTCCGAAAGCTCCAGCAGCGATAGTCCTAATGATCCTTCGACTCCGAACGAGACCCTGGCCGAACTGCCACCGCAGCCGAATCATCCCAAGAAGGTGGTTAGATCCATCGTGATGCCACCTCCTGCAACGCACGCCGTTCTATATACCCCCTGCTCAGTTCGTGCCGTTGCAGGGTTAATATCCGACTTCCTCGCTACGCATATCACAAACAGACTATCCCTTGCTTGGCAGCTACAGTATCTTTCCCGTGAAGGAAAGTGGGATGTCAAGAATCTCGCCAAGTGGAAGTCAGTCAACCCCGTCTCTGAGCCGATTGGACCTGTCGACAACCCTGTCTTCCGCGCCCTCAAGACGCTTCGCGAAGCCGACGACGTCCACTGCCCAACCAACTTTGTCGACAAGTGGGGTGACATTGTTAAAGATGTTATCGACATCTCCAAGGACCAACCCGTCTATGACCCACGCGGACTGGACCGGGCTGGTGTTCATTACCACAAGTTTCCTACCGTGTCCAAGATCCCCCCACAGGCCCATGAGATCGAGGCCTTTATTAAACTTGTCGATGGGCTCCGTGAGAAGCAGGCGGAGCGGGCTATTGCCGAAAACTGGCCCAACCCAGAAAAGTGCGTTGTGGGAGTCCACTGTCACTACGGATTCAACCGCACAGGATACTTTATTGTGTGCTATCTCGTTGAGCGGTGCGGCTATGGTGTTCGAGAGGCTATTGACGCGTTCGCCAGGGCCCGACCTAATGGGATCCGCCATTCCCACTTCTTGGACAGGCTATATGTGCGATACAACGTGGATGCTGTACCTCATACTGAGACTTGACATCATTGCCGTCATGTCAGTATGAGATCTTGATTCGAAGGAAGGGTAGGCGGATAGGGAAGTGTGATTGGATTGAAAAGGGGGGTTCTTGTTGGGTTAGCAGGTTGGCGTCTGGATGATTGATTGTCTTGTTATAAGAAAGCGAATGAATAGATGGCTGGGCCAAGCGTATGGATTTCACAGTATGGTTCTCCTGGGATGGAAGGGTGGAGTTGGCGTTATGATCTATGGATATCAACATTTCATACTGAGATAGCGCTCTTGTCGAATTGATAATAGTTTCACTCTATCATGGTGATTCGCTTCTGAGGCTCTTGTTGTTTGAAATATAATGAATTGTTTCGTCTGCCTACCCAACGACCAGTGATCTCAGACTCATATTCTAGTGACTACAAATGCCAAAGTCAAGAGACCAAATCAAACATGGATATTCCAACACGTTACTCCCAATGTTGCCCAGTGTTAGTTCTCCTCGAAAACGATTATTGAAAACATCCGTGAATCATGAATGCCTGTACCCAAGCTCCAGTTACATTCTGTAAATACCCTCCTCTTGAATGCGATCTCTAGCGATAGCTTCTATAATGCCATCTATTCTAGATCGACGCGAGGACGTGGTACTCGGCACTACCAAGAACCGATTCCTCATCTAGTTCATCTGAGCCCTTAAGAAGAGACTtgtccatcttctccttgagtTCTTCGGTAATGACATCCACGTCGACATCGAGGTACTCGCGCAGGAACTTGCCAACGTCAGTGTTCTCAACGTTGCCTCGGATAGCGTCAGTGCCCGGACCGCCAGAGCTGTAGATGTTGACATCGACGGCCGTGTGGCCGTGGGTGCTCCATCCGACATGGGCCCGCAGGGAGATGAGGGCCGAGAAGAGAACGAGAGCGCTCTCGGGGTGCTcggcgatggtggtgatCTCCTTGTCCGAGGCGTTGGAGATACCAAGGCCGCGGATGATGAGCTCCTCGTTGATGtacttcttgagcttctccaggtCCTTCTTCAACTCAGACTCAGACGCAAGATGGGCGTGGAGCTTGGCCGCGAGCCACTCCGCCGAGGCGGTAGCGTTGGCAAGGACCTTGGGGTACCAGTTATAGACTGGGAGGTGACCGGGCTCCTGGATGGCGGTGGCGAGACCACCAGTTTCATGGTCGCTGGTCGCGACAAGGACGGTTTCAGTCTTGCTCTGCTTGATGAAGTCGAGAACGGCCTTGAAGGTCTTGTCGTACTCGAGGACCTCGTGGACCTGAGCCGCCGGGTCGTTAATGTGGCCGGCGTGGTCGATCCTGCTGCCCTCaatcatgatgaagaagcccTTGTCGCTCTTCTCGGTCGCCTTCTCAAGAGCGCGAAGAGCAGTCGTGGCCATCTCACTCAGAGAAGGGTAGATATCGTTGAGGTTTCGGCGGTCAATCTCAAAGGGAATGTCGGAGGGTGCAAAGAGCCCCAGGAAGGGAAGCTCGACGTTCTCGCCGCCCTTGAGGGCATCAAAGCCAGAGCGGCTATCGGTGTAAGTCCAATTGTGCTTCTCAGTGGCAAGCTTTATGACGTCCGTGTCGTCGGCTCGGCAGCTGCCCTCAGTTCCCTTGGCGAGGTAGTTGCATCGACCACCACCAAGCATGAGGTCTACAGTTCGTCCAAGGGCGCCCTCGCCGATCTGCTGGAGAGCGATCTCGTCCTCCATTTCTCGGACCCTGACATGAGAGTTGAAACACGCAGGTGTAGCATCCTCGATCTTGGTTGTAACAACGAGACCAGTATGGTATCCGGCGCGTTTCGCAGCCTCGAGCACGGTTCCGCAGGGGTCGTGGTTGGGCAGGACGGCGATGGCACCATTGTAGCTCTTCTTGCCGCAAGAGAAGGCGGTCGCGCCGGCAGCGCTGTCGGTGACGAGGGAGCTGCTGGAGCGAGTACGGCTGGATCCCCAAAAGTGCTTGTCGAGGGTCAAGACGTCGTCGTGAGGGAGGCCTTGGACGAACTGCCTGTAGCTGCGAGTCAAGGACAGCGGCGCAGGACCCATGCCGTCAGAGACCATGAAGACGAGGTTCCGCTTCGCCGAGGAAACATCGCGGTCGTGCCTCGTCTGCTGCTCGTGCTGGGTCCAGACGGCAATGACGATGACTGCGGCGGTGGCTACAAGAGCCCAGACGAAGAGGCCGAGCTCGCGAATGCGCGAGTGCCGGACAGCCTTGCGATTATCTGCGTCATCGGAGCGGCCGTGACCGGACAAGAGAGGGTCGCTTTCGTTGGCCTCATAGAAAGCCATTGTTAGCTAAAAATCTGCGTAACAGTTTCGTGATACAGAGGAGTAAGACAAACCATGGTTAAGAATGACGGGCCAGCGTCGAGAGTGAGGTTGATAGAGGGAAGAGTTTAGAGCTTCGGCGAGGCAGCGAGCGATAAGACGACCGCCCTGGTGGCGTCTCAGTAAAGTAAAGTTCCATCAGGCAGGGCGCGGGACCCGGAGGCAACAGGGGACCCTACAGGGGTCTCTACCGCATGGGGCCGCTAACGCTCACTGGGGTGGACACGCTGCTCCGGAAGTGACATCAGTGGTTCACGTGGGAGGGACGGGAGAGGGTTTCATTTGCTCCGCTGCCGGACCCCAACCAGCCGTGTCTCTGTTCCTCCCAAACACAACCAATGAATACTTCTCATCTTGACCACGGGAGCATATCTTTTGACACATGTTTGAGATCATGGGGATTGCTGTTTTGCCCGTTGCCTTGGGGACATCTCTGATTCTCGTCCATCTGCATGAACTAACTCTCTTTATTAGGTCTATGACTGCACCTGACTCTCTCCCTCCATGACTGACTCTTCTCTTGCTTCGTCGAAACTTTATATTGACATGAGAAAAAATTCTACCTCGAGTGCGGCCCGTCGTTTCAATAGCCTATTGCCCCTCCCGACGACCCGACACCATCTCATGCAGCAAGCTTCGGGCAGACTCCACACTGAGAGAATCCATTCGAATGGGTCTCTCAACGAGACATGCTCCTATCACCTCGCGATTTCCAAAGAAACCCCTCACCCAGACGATGTATCCCGAGTTTTGGTGTCAAAGTTGCTGCTCAATGAGGGCGCTTCCTGAAGCAAGAGGTTGCGGACTCTCCCGAGTTTGTGGACGGTCAAGCGACCGATTTCGGCAAACCTCAACAAGTCACATACGATCCCAGTGGATTGCTAATGGACCAACATTGATGAAATGGATCCAATAGATGCTCGAACCTTAGTGACATTCTGGTGCCACGGACGGGGGGCTGTGGTTCTCTCGTCACGCTTTGAGGGACGGATAACCACGTTGCCTCTCGGAGCGAGTGATGACGGCTGTCAAACCGGTTCGCACAGGAGAAAGTTGCTACACACCCGCGAGTAATGGTGGGGAGATCCCAGAAGGAAATGCATGAAGCTGTCTCGTTCGTTTAAACAAACCCTCCCAGTCGTGGATTGTGCGTTTGTGAGTGATGGATGGCAAATCAACTCTGCAATCCGCAGCAAGGCAAGATGATGCCGGCTGTGTTGACTGCAATCGAGATCCCACTGCCTCAAAAGACGTCAGCCATCAGCATCGCCATGTCCTATGCCTATCCGAGCACATTTGTCGGGACACAGCGCAGCGAAAAGACCGAGAAAGCCACCCCCGACCAAGATGCCCCCATGTGCGGCTACATCTTGTTAGTGAACCTCTGCGGATGTTATGGCGGCTTCGAGTTTGATACGTCCTGCGACCGGATCTTTGAAGAGCTGAACAGGATAAACGATGCCGACGCCTGGGGCTCTGATACCATCAACGAGCTGCCCTTCTCATTCCCCAACGAGTGCGTTCCTGGCTGGCACAACACGCGCTTCATCATGACCTACGGGGTCTGTTGCTCTCAGTGGTGGTCTAATTGCCCTTCGGTTACGGTTCCTGGCTACCCATGTCTTTACTGCTACCTGGAGGACGTGTAGCATCGAAAAAGAAACATTGGCGATTGTACGATACTGGTGAAGATATTAAACGGAATCAGCTCACGCTGAAAGGGGCGGAGTTTCAGGCGTGACAGGTGTGTTAACTTGGCGTTTGGAGACAGGAGCAGTCGTTTCGAGGTTAAGGTGGGTTTGGGGGCGTTATTCAGACAGGTTATGGATGTTATTTACTTACGATGTTGTCAGGGAGATAGGCATTCATCGGAAAATGCCCCCCTCAATACGGCAACACATTCTTCAACTGTTGCATATTGCATTCTGTCAGCTTGATATGTGGTGCTGGGGCCATTTGTGCTCTGCTGAACACGATCGACCGGTCAGAAATGGTCGAAAATAGTTCCGCCGGTTGTGTTATACGACACCAGACGTTTCCTAAAGTCTGAAGTAGGGCCGTTGTGACGTTGTGCCGGAGATGAGATATATGTCAGAGACGAGGATGGCTTCAGGGATGAAGAGAGGGTTGTACATTAGAGGAGCTGAAGAGTGGGAGGTGACATGGAGGTTGTCCCCGTTGGGCCGGCTGCAGGTGCCAAAGGTCATGCCCCTTGATTGTACTGGGTGTTTTGAAACGTCCTACCAATGAGGCCGTCGTGATAGGTATTCAGAGACTACAAGTAGGAGCACGATATGCTTTTGTATTATTAAGTCTTCTTAATATGTCCACGCCGCGATAGCTTACGCTCCCTTCATTTCCCCCGCCGAGCCCGTAATAGACTAAGTAGcttccttgacctcgacctTTATACCATGGCGTCAACCTGCCCGTAGTAGCCGCTTAGGCGATTCTTAAAGAAAACCTTGTCCTCACTCCTGTTAGACTGCGCTATAAGTAATCCTCTTTTTCGCCTATGAAAACCCCTAGACGCGAGTTGACTCTCTTATACCGAAGCTCTTTAACTTTTACGCCTAGataagtcttttaaataTCACCTTAACCCGCGGTCTCTGTATTAATGGCTGCCCTGGAATTTGAAGAATTTTCTTACTGGGATAGAGATGGTTTTCTTACCGGTGATGATGTTTCCGACGCTAAAAGCCTTGCGCTATGGATATAATGCCACTGACCTATTTAAATGCTTCCCGTTAAGGGGATAATATCGATATCGATCTCGCTATATAAGATCCTACCACTGGAGGTCCCTTCCCAGGaggtaattttataaatattaaaagaaattccTTAGCTTATTTCCAATAAAAATTCTATTATCTTTAACAACCACTTAACTTTCAGAATGACTAACCTGCTGATTTGCTGCCCAGACGGCAGATTGTGGGCTGGAAATGCTTGTTCAGAAGCTTGGCCAAAGGCAGCATGTAACTGAGCATCGGCGATTGGCGTGGGGAATTTGACGCCCAGGTCCATCCCTTGGAGCGAAACACGCAGCGCAGTAACGTCATAATTGGCGATGACTTCCAACAGGGGACGGATAATCGGCTTCGAAATTCGAGACGAACAACTGGCACTAGCTGAGCCGAGCGACGCCTGAATCATTCCCGCTGACATTACCTGGTCGATTTCGCTGCTGGCCGCTGACGGTGGCTTCACGTCTGGATGGTCGAGGCCCCAGCCAATCCCTGAAACCAATCTTGGTGCTGACGGGACTGGACCTGGTGTTCCCCTGCGTCGCGACGctccatggatccatggatgcaAGGCCAGCACGCAACGCAACCCAACTTTACCCTTGAATTTATTTTCGGCTTCGTATTACCTGATGGACATAAACGGGTCTTTTCCTTTTCACCCCTTTCTGCCCACTTGAAGAGGTTCCTGGTCCTGGTCCTGGTGGCTTGAGCGGCTGCTGTAGATTATCCTTTCTCCTCCCAGTTAAACCTTGGATCTTGAGCCTCTCCAATCTTCAGCACTTGCTCTCTCCTTCCCCGACAACATCATGCctcaagacgacgaggacgaaggcCGCCCGAGCCATTCCTCCAACACCAACGTATCCAACCATGGCGACGACAGCAGCGATAGCCGCCATGTTCGATACAACCTCACCGTCGATACCCAGAACCTCTCGCCGCCCCAGGCCACTCCCAACAGACCTGCGCGATCCGACACTGAGCTGCATCGCCAGATGACCTTTTCGCCCTCGCTGCTACGTCGCCGAGTGACTCGCGCCCCGACCTTTAAGACTGTCGAGGACTACGATGAATTCGATACCACCTTCAGCGCCCGCCCTGGCTGGCAGCCCGGCTCTGAGCCTGGCTACGACCCAAAGCTCCCCGATGGTGGACATGCGTCAATGCCGACTCTGACAGCGCCCTGCGAGATCTCCGTCATCGACTTTTCGCAGCAGGCCGTGCTCAAGCATCACTTTGATAACGAGGGCTTCATCAACTTTCTGGAGCTGCCCAAGGAGGATTGGGTCAAGTGTCGCTGGATCAATGTCAATGGGCTCAGCTGGGATGTGATACAGGCCGTGGGCAACAAGAAGGGGCTGCACAAGCTGGCGCTGGAGGACCTGATGCAGATTAGGAACCGGACAAAGGCCGATTGGTATCCCAACCACGCCTTTATTGTCATGACCCTGCAGAAGCTCGTCCACctggtcgacgacgacgacgactcgaCCGATACTAGCAGCACCTACTCGAGCAAGTCATTCCACGCGCTCAGGGGATCCATTAGGGAGCTCTGGAGGAGCCGCAGGTCGTCGGACCCAGAGAAGGATGCGCCGCCTCATGGATTGCGACCTCAGGATGTCACCACAGATCTTCAAGAGACTGGCATGATCCGGACCCTTCAGCGATACCATGCCTCTGGGAACGAGGCGCGTACCGAGTTCATGGAGAATCATTCGTCCCTCGCGCCCTACCAGATGGCCATCTCAGCCGAGCAggtctccatcttcttgacaTCGGACAATACCGTCATCTCCTTCTTCGAGGTCTCGGCCGGCGACATTGAGCGCCCCATCTTTACGCGCCTCAGCACCCCGGGTACCATCCTGCGCGAGTCCAATGACGCGTCCCTGCTATGCCAGGGCATCATTGACGCCATCATTGACCTCGCTATTCCCCTGACGGCCGTGTACACGGATATCATTGCCGATATCGAGATCGACGTGCTCACGGCGCCGAGCGTCACGCAGAGCAAGAAGCTCTACATTTGCATCAGCGAGATCAACAAGATGCTCAGCTTCCTCAACCCCATCGACAATGTCGTCAACGTCCTGCGCGACCACAAGACGTACATGACACACGATCAGGCCCAGAAGGAGCTCGGGAACGCCGGATCCGGCGTCATTATCACCCCCATGACGCACACGTACCTTGGCGACGTGCTCGATCACTGCATCATGATCACTGAGTCCCTTCAGCAGCTCAAGCAGTCGTCGGACAATTTGATTGATCTcatctttaatactatttcTGCTGGGCAGAACGAGTCAATGAAGCAGCTTACTACCGTCACCATtatcttcttgccgcttACCTTTATTACTGGATTTTTTGGCCAAAACTTTGACGAAGAGACGTTTCCCGATCTTCACCATCCTATTTGGTATTTGTAAGTTGTCATGTCTCTCTATATCCCCAAATACATGCTAATGACTATGACAGCTGGGCCTGTGCTGTGCCTACCGTGGTCGCGACAATCCTGATTCTCATGAGAGAGATGATCTACAACTGGCTTGTGCGCATCGTGCAAAGGAGACACATTGTCACGCtcagaaagaagaagaagaagaagacgaggcaACAAAagatcaagctcaaggtctAATGGCCTGGATTGTATACTTAGTTGCAGCATTGGATGATTTGATGATACCCAGACGTTGAGAAGCAGACCAGGATATTTCCTGCTCAGGGGATATAGAGGCCGGGCCGGCATATACACTTGATTCCACAGACTTGTTTTGGCTTTTGAATCAAATTACTTGGATTGAATTTCTGGCTATGGTACCTGATAATATCTATCTACTATGCTGACAATTGTTATTGTTGTTCATCTATGAGCGCCTGAGCCAGAGCCCTTCGttcgacgaggaagaggagctgCTCTCCGAGTCGACGGCATAGTTTCCAGCGGAACCAACCTCCATTATCCCCTGGCCGTCCAAGGCCGTTGTAGAGAGACATCCTCCACTTTGCTCTGCCCTCTTGAGTGCGTTCCAGTAATGGCTGAGGGCATGGTCGAACGAATGCGCCAGCACTGCTTCCATACGATCCTTGGGTTCCATCCTCTCAACTTCCGCAATCTTCTCCTCGATGCTTGTCACCGCCGTTCTGAAGCGCTTAGCGTCAGAAGCCACggcaaagaggaagagacgTCCAAATAGGTGCAGCCAATACTGCATGGCCTCGCGCTGGGGATGCCACAGGCCATAGCGGAACACCAGCTTCGGCTTCGTGTCTGGGGCGAGGTCTAGCGCTACCGTCATCTCGCCGGCAGTGTTCTTGAGCATGCCGGAAAGCTCGGGCAGCGTAACTGCGCTCCAGATCATGTGGATGCGCTCCTGGAGGAGTTGGTTTTTCAACTGGGGGATGTAATTGTCCATGATTTCCGCCTCAACTGGGAACTCAGGCCGTGACAACGCCAAAGTCCGCTCGCGCTCATCTTGGTGAAGGGAGCCCTCTTGAAGGAATTTGCTTGGCCTCATGGCAATGTTGGATGACTCTGTAATTGGGACATAGTGACTGAGTTTCGGGTCCTTGGTATCAGGTCGCAgggcgaggagaagctctggCTCCAGGAGCCAGACCAGCGTGAGCGCCTTCTTGGCGTCTGTAAGGTCGAAGCCTTCATGCTGGAGGCTCATGTATACGCGGAGCTGACATGTCGAGTTACTGTGAATCTTGATGTCGGCGCGAAGAAGGCCTAGGACAGTCTCCATTTCGATCTTGCCCCTGAAGGGGGAAATCGGGGCCATCCCTGCCTGTGCGGTTCCTCGTCCGAGGTCTTGATCTCCATATCGGTCTCCTGGGAGGATGGACAGCAGCGAAGTGTAGGGACAACGGAGACGAACTCCGACCCAGTCGTAGTCTTCGGGGCTACTAGAGGTAGCAATAGCGTTGCGAGCTGGAGTGAAGAGCCAGTAGGCCATACGATGGTCACCACCGCTTGGCTCTTCGCCCTTGACTGGCTTTTCTATAGTAAAAGCAAGATCATCCGGAGCCGCGCTGTCGTTCTTATATGCAACGGCGCCTTGGACGCAAGGCTTGCTCATGAGGGTGCGGGCGAGGTGCTCAGCGCAGTGCTCGACACATGCCGCTGTGGGATTGGACTCGGCGGCAGGACAAGCCCATCGGGTATGGCCGTCAGCTTCTGCTGTGTAAGTCTGGCCGGACTTCTTTTTGGCGACGAGAAAGTCGACTTCGACGCTCCACTCGACGAGGTCGCTCCAGTTGGTGCGCTCGGAGTGACCAACGAGGGTCTGTGACGAGGAAGGAATATCCAACATTGGTGGTCTGTATACCTTGAAATACTCTGGTCGGGGTGGCGGTCTGTGTTGATCTGGGGGGATCGATCAGGGGCGCCATCGGTGatgataaatataagatggGTCTGGGACTTTCCTTCACTCTCGGACATGAGTCGCTGTGAAGCCATGCTGTGAAGAGCGACGAACAAGGACGACGGAGATGCTGAATCAGGAATATTGTATGGAGCTAAATATGTACTgagaagatgttgaagagATAGTGAGAAAGGGGGAAAGTGCGATTCATTGTTCCCTTTATGGACGTGATGCAGAGTAACAAAGGCGGGAAAGCAACTGATCAATGAGTTGAATACACCTCGCAGACTCACATTAGGCTCAAGAATGGCGGTGACAAGCAAATCGTCTGAAACCACCGCTTCTGTGAATATCTGACATGCAAGCCTGTGAGAGACTGTTGCCAAGACAGTAGAGAGGGATTGCCCCATGAAACAATCACGGGCCGATGGATTGCTTGTCCAACTTGTGACTCTGTGCCATGTTGGTGAGGTGTTACAGCTGCGGAAGGCTGTTTCTCAAAAGAGCTCTTTTGCAATCGCGAGAGATTTACTCTAGTTGACCAAGTAGAGGAATGTCCCCTATTCGggagtgtgtgtgtgagcACTAGTCTATCATGAAGGCAATCTTTGACATGTTGTCCGCTACGAAAAGCCGGAAAAGATATCAAACTTGTGGATAACGGCAGGATTGCCTTGTCGTATACATACATGATATCAAGACAGCTGTGTAACCAAGGCTAGGGTCATCGGGACGAGCTTTGTGTGACATTTAGGGGCTGGCTTTTTATAGTAGGCAGCGGATGCACGTGGATGACCGGGCTACCAGAAATATCAACTGTCGCAAGAAGAAACAATCGCAACGAGAATGGCACCTGGTGACTCTATTATGGTGAGATATGTGCACAAGTGACGAGCCCCGTTGCCCGTCCGATGCATGGTTGGATTCCTAGACATTCTCACCATCATTGCTATTGTACCCATCTAGCTCCGATAGTGGCCAAATTAGTACAAATCGTTTAAAATATGCCTCAATAGGTAATTGACTAAATTCATCAACCAAACAATACCTGCCAGCTcgaggtgatggtgttgaggccatGAGTGATTACGTAAAGCGGGAGCTCAAGCTTGGGCCGTCTGGAGCCTGCAGGCAGCAACACCCATTCTCGGATCACCAAGCCCCAGCTGAAGCTCACTTGTTTACATCAGTGGAGCTTACAGTCCTTCTTTCTTCCTACATCCAACCTATATATACCCCAACAAGGACAATGTGAACGCCCCAGATCTTGGATGATTCTTTTGCGCTTTTCGCGTTAGTCTTCAAGTCTGGGTGTTAGCAACGTTCCTGAGTCAATACTCCGCTCATACAGCCTGCGCACTCTCATCATGGGGAGCCAGCAAGAACAGAGATCCCAAACAGAGGAGGCAAAACATGAAGATGAGATTCAATATGGCACGGTGGGCATAACCCAGGAGGAAATGGAAGAGAAGTGAGCCCATCTCTACCAATTTGTTTTTGCATTAATTAACATCACTCAAGATACCCAAACCGCCCAAAGAATCACTCAAAGACCCTAGTCTTCTCTGAGCTGTTTCGAGAATTGTTTAATCCCTTAAGCGAAAACAAGAAGCAAAATGCCACCGGCGCAGGCCCTAGAAAGGCCTTTAGAGGTGTCAATAAGCTCTCACCGCACGAGCAGCGACGACACATTATCGAGCGCTTCATTATTCGATGGCGCAAAGAAGTCGGTCCCGATTTCTACCCTGCCCTACGTCTGATCCTCCCCGACAAGGACCGCGATCGCGGTGTTTACGGCCTCAAGGAGAATGCCATAGGAAAACTCCTGGTCAAGTTGATGAAGATCGATAAGAGCTCTGAGGATGGCTACAATCTTTTGCACTGGAAGCTCCCTGGTCAAACAACTGCCTCTCGGCTAGCTGGTGATTTTGCTGGACGATGTTTCGAGGTCATTTCGAAGCGCCCGATGCGCACAACCGTCGGCAACATGACAATCGCCGAGGTGAACGAGCAGCTGGATAAGCTTGCTGCGTCTACAGGAGAGACAGAGAACCTGCGTGTCTTTGAGACTTTCTATAACCACATGAACGCTGAAGAGTTGATGTGGCTTATTAGGATCGTCTTGAAGCAGATGAAGGTCGGCGCCACCGAAAAGACCTTTTTGGACCTCTGGCACCCGGACGGCGATGCCCTTTTCAGCGTCTCCTCGAGTTTAAGGCGAGTATGCTGGGAACTTTCTGACCCCGAGATCCGGCTCGAGCAGGATGAGGCCGGCGTTGCCCTTATGCAATGCTTCCAACCGCAACTTGCTCAGTTCCAGATGCCTGCTTCTTTTCAGAAGATGATTCAACTTCTTCGCCCAACGGAGGAAGATCCTGAGTTCTGgatcgaggagaagctggatggCGAGCGCATGCAAATGCACATGGTTGAGGATAAAAAGCACCCTGGCGGCCGGAGGTTTTGCTTCTGGTCGAGAAAGGCCAAGGATTACACGTACCTTTACGGC is a window encoding:
- a CDS encoding TYR-PHOSPHATASE-2 domain-containing protein is translated as MTAPHSAAFQQAIDSTDPHLTDPSLLKDHSDFKSYSTSRFEYSGIRVFYRQHAKAEQLPKNPAPLPLLVFLHGLGGSVAQFHPLLSSLVDLAPCLAIDYPGCGRSDFSVTSWEAYTTEALVELLEIIIEDYRDKDAGQRVVLIGHSMGTALSAQLANTKLAHATSLSQYVVGLVAICPVSSPPNESTTTWARRALRIPGWLFDLWRAWDGWGGPESPSVKRFVGEGADEATRILQYRFNKQSRTPVWRRMANGALPVYKDGQPIGGIPTLDTWAGLDIPVYLIAGENDNIVSPKEVDKITKVLDPEKETSKPDDGEETDQTIVDAAAPVNTSVRPRDHIPQAIDDLRDEDFQVIKQPRSESSSSDSPNDPSTPNETLAELPPQPNHPKKVVRSIVMPPPATHAVLYTPCSVRAVAGLISDFLATHITNRLSLAWQLQYLSREGKWDVKNLAKWKSVNPVSEPIGPVDNPVFRALKTLREADDVHCPTNFVDKWGDIVKDVIDISKDQPVYDPRGLDRAGVHYHKFPTVSKIPPQAHEIEAFIKLVDGLREKQAERAIAENWPNPEKCVVGVHCHYGFNRTGYFIVCYLVERCGYGVREAIDAFARARPNGIRHSHFLDRLYVRYNVDAVPHTET
- a CDS encoding Alkaline phosphatase — its product is MLTMAFYEANESDPLLSGHGRSDDADNRKAVRHSRIRELGLFVWALVATAAVIVIAVWTQHEQQTRHDRDVSSAKRNLVFMVSDGMGPAPLSLTRSYRQFVQGLPHDDVLTLDKHFWGSSRTRSSSSLVTDSAAGATAFSCGKKSYNGAIAVLPNHDPCGTVLEAAKRAGYHTGLVVTTKIEDATPACFNSHVRVREMEDEIALQQIGEGALGRTVDLMLGGGRCNYLAKGTEGSCRADDTDVIKLATEKHNWTYTDSRSGFDALKGGENVELPFLGLFAPSDIPFEIDRRNLNDIYPSLSEMATTALRALEKATEKSDKGFFIMIEGSRIDHAGHINDPAAQVHEVLEYDKTFKAVLDFIKQSKTETVLVATSDHETGGLATAIQEPGHLPVYNWYPKVLANATASAEWLAAKLHAHLASESELKKDLEKLKKYINEELIIRGLGISNASDKEITTIAEHPESALVLFSALISLRAHVGWSTHGHTAVDVNIYSSGGPGTDAIRGNVENTDVGKFLREYLDVDVDVITEELKEKMDKSLLKGSDELDEESVLGSAEYHVLASI